The proteins below are encoded in one region of Desulfovibrio sp. JC010:
- a CDS encoding magnetosome protein MamC, whose amino-acid sequence MTTTTTARILPVVTASAAATGALVGGTVAAVRSTIAVNEGRISSTEAVKTVAKESAGTGLATAAGVTATAVLGLGGLTGLLGFTVVATGAKMLWDKAVPTPLDETKNKKLTEVAS is encoded by the coding sequence ATGACCACAACAACTACAGCCCGCATTCTCCCGGTAGTAACCGCTTCCGCAGCAGCCACCGGAGCTCTGGTGGGCGGAACCGTTGCAGCTGTCCGCTCTACTATCGCCGTTAACGAAGGGCGTATCAGCAGCACCGAAGCTGTAAAAACAGTTGCCAAGGAATCAGCAGGTACAGGACTGGCCACTGCCGCAGGAGTGACAGCCACCGCGGTACTGGGACTGGGCGGACTGACTGGACTGCTCGGCTTTACCGTGGTCGCTACCGGAGCAAAAATGCTCTGGGACAAAGCGGTACCCACTCCCCTTGATGAGACCAAAAACAAAAAACTCACAGAAGTGGCCTCTTAA
- a CDS encoding FeoA family protein, translating into MFNKFDFFDREVFSGRRRKRGFGGRKQGKSCSMRGKSLLDIPVGGSAVIRRHFSGGAVRQRLLDLGFVPGRKIEVVRVATLGCPLELRVAGYCVTLRRTEAYQIEVEDER; encoded by the coding sequence ATGTTTAACAAATTTGATTTCTTTGATCGTGAAGTATTTTCCGGAAGGAGAAGAAAGCGCGGTTTTGGCGGAAGAAAGCAAGGAAAATCCTGCTCCATGCGTGGAAAGAGCCTGCTTGATATTCCCGTCGGCGGAAGTGCTGTGATTCGCAGGCATTTTTCCGGCGGGGCGGTCAGGCAGAGACTGCTCGACCTGGGTTTTGTGCCCGGCAGGAAGATTGAAGTGGTTCGGGTCGCCACACTGGGCTGCCCTCTTGAGCTGCGGGTGGCGGGGTACTGCGTGACCCTGCGCCGTACTGAAGCTTATCAGATTGAGGTGGAAGATGAGCGCTGA
- a CDS encoding FeoA family protein → MSLTLDKAPVEKNLMLKAIGSDSLKARFERMGLHIGSELEIMSEDSVQHPVRVKGPQGEVLLAAGMASKIIVHHDDGHKTPVFEMNPGEKGHIEGLTAGSHLEKSLKILGISEGDNIELIRCLPPMSYKTVVDGKQTSLTEGMAAKIWGECDNVPCQLATCGRGRPFEVKNILGGPRAAKSISSIGIKPGATVVLETVEPARAVGMTPAARIIIMTKEGLRLHLRPDQAETMLVSEI, encoded by the coding sequence ATGTCCCTGACACTGGATAAAGCACCTGTTGAAAAAAACCTTATGCTCAAAGCAATAGGCAGTGATTCGCTCAAGGCCAGATTTGAACGCATGGGACTCCATATAGGTTCAGAACTTGAAATCATGTCCGAGGATTCGGTCCAGCACCCGGTGCGCGTCAAAGGACCGCAGGGCGAGGTTCTGCTGGCCGCCGGAATGGCCTCCAAAATCATCGTCCACCATGATGACGGTCACAAGACCCCGGTCTTTGAAATGAATCCCGGCGAAAAAGGCCACATCGAAGGACTCACCGCCGGATCGCATCTGGAAAAGAGCCTCAAGATTCTCGGCATCTCCGAGGGAGACAACATTGAGCTGATCCGCTGCCTGCCGCCCATGTCCTACAAGACAGTTGTTGACGGCAAACAGACCAGCCTCACCGAAGGCATGGCCGCCAAAATATGGGGAGAGTGCGATAATGTCCCCTGCCAGCTGGCCACCTGCGGCAGGGGTCGTCCCTTTGAAGTGAAAAATATCCTTGGCGGTCCAAGAGCTGCCAAGTCCATTTCGTCCATCGGCATCAAGCCCGGTGCCACAGTGGTTCTTGAAACCGTAGAACCAGCACGGGCTGTGGGCATGACCCCGGCTGCGCGCATAATCATCATGACCAAAGAAGGCTTGCGGTTGCACCTGCGGCCTGATCAAGCCGAGACTATGCTGGTTAGCGAGATATAA
- a CDS encoding HMA2 domain-containing protein, which translates to MNFHKIVELEKYLDVAHHIPGRIRVKFSPLILTRPAALAAMKEHTELPEAIKEARVNMSARSVVIEYDPEEISPELIEELIQGKDKENKAQIISDLYGKLMKNAS; encoded by the coding sequence ATGAACTTCCACAAAATAGTTGAACTGGAAAAGTACCTTGATGTGGCCCACCACATACCGGGCCGGATCAGGGTAAAATTCAGTCCGCTCATTCTCACCCGCCCGGCTGCCCTCGCGGCCATGAAAGAGCATACGGAACTGCCTGAGGCCATAAAAGAAGCCCGGGTCAACATGTCCGCCCGCTCCGTGGTGATTGAGTACGATCCCGAAGAAATAAGTCCCGAATTGATTGAAGAACTCATTCAAGGAAAGGACAAAGAAAATAAAGCACAGATCATCAGCGACCTCTACGGAAAACTGATGAAAAACGCTTCATAA
- a CDS encoding cation-translocating P-type ATPase — translation MKKEKTYASIKHSIPGRIRFNVPDLRKNKILCSTVERNLQKISGITRTRSNNKCATLVIRYNQKYITPERVFESLREIVAVHTTDICPIKDTNECGCPQVKTALGYFSFVSAVGGAVLVSESLLGITVAQTMFSPLGFLTVLAAVPLVKEAVSKLREKKFGLEGILAGGIVAAVIAGEAMTAFEILWINAGAELLTAWITERSRRAISGILDNTTHHTFVLKDGVEVEMEINDLQKGDVVVLHTGEKICVDGTIVDGQGLINEAPITGRADFIHKQPEDQVFAGTFVREGVIYVKAEEVGDKTYLARILHKVEDSLENKTDIETTADKLSVRLVKIGFACTVGTLVLTLDPWRAFTVLLVMACPCATVLSASTPISAAISTAAKNNILIKGGRYLEEVGRCDVACFDKTGTLTGSEPSLEHIHVTEGVTETELLTYAFSVETHNHHPLAQAIKHEAELRTLAPLPHTVCEYFLGKGMRAELPENDNHSTEILVGNKKLTEQFDVRIGSVSRQVSNLKRKGLTVLYVVKDKEPIGLLAFANTIREESAITLSSLEAGGVDRTVLVTGDEPATAGTLAKTLNIPEIHASAMPEEKATLVRNLQNEGGKVMMVGDGINDALALAQADVGVAMGTGGAEVAVEAADIALVDDDLKGLMYVQQLSQDTTRIAYQNFWLATGSNIAGVIMGATGYLSPVMAGFLHILHTMGVIANSSRLLLHSPESIQTNQGKIYELPQNS, via the coding sequence GTGAAAAAAGAAAAAACATATGCAAGCATCAAGCACTCCATACCGGGCAGAATCCGGTTCAACGTGCCTGACCTGAGAAAAAATAAAATTCTTTGCAGCACTGTTGAGCGGAACCTGCAGAAAATCTCCGGGATAACCAGAACCCGGTCCAACAACAAGTGTGCGACGCTGGTTATTCGCTATAACCAGAAATATATAACTCCTGAGCGGGTATTTGAATCACTCAGGGAGATCGTCGCGGTGCATACCACTGATATCTGCCCTATCAAAGACACAAACGAGTGCGGCTGTCCGCAGGTAAAAACAGCACTGGGCTATTTTTCCTTTGTTTCTGCAGTGGGCGGGGCTGTGCTGGTCAGTGAATCCCTGCTGGGAATCACCGTGGCCCAGACCATGTTCAGCCCCTTGGGTTTTCTCACTGTGCTGGCGGCTGTTCCGCTGGTCAAGGAAGCTGTCAGCAAGCTGCGCGAAAAAAAATTCGGCCTTGAAGGAATTCTGGCCGGAGGCATTGTGGCCGCGGTAATTGCGGGGGAAGCCATGACCGCCTTTGAAATCCTGTGGATCAACGCGGGCGCGGAGCTGCTCACTGCATGGATCACCGAGCGTTCCCGCAGGGCCATCTCCGGCATTCTGGACAACACCACCCACCACACCTTCGTGCTTAAGGACGGAGTTGAAGTTGAGATGGAAATCAACGACCTGCAAAAGGGTGACGTTGTTGTCCTGCATACCGGAGAAAAAATCTGCGTTGACGGCACCATTGTGGACGGTCAGGGACTGATCAACGAAGCCCCCATCACCGGACGGGCCGACTTCATCCACAAGCAGCCGGAGGATCAGGTCTTTGCCGGAACATTCGTTCGCGAGGGCGTCATCTACGTCAAAGCGGAAGAAGTGGGTGATAAAACCTATCTGGCCCGCATCCTCCACAAGGTTGAAGATTCACTTGAAAACAAGACCGACATCGAGACCACTGCGGACAAGCTTTCCGTAAGGCTGGTCAAGATCGGCTTTGCCTGCACCGTGGGAACACTGGTCTTAACCCTTGACCCGTGGCGGGCATTCACCGTGCTGCTGGTCATGGCCTGCCCCTGCGCAACCGTGCTTTCGGCCTCCACCCCCATCAGCGCGGCCATCAGCACCGCAGCCAAGAACAACATCCTCATCAAGGGCGGACGCTACCTTGAAGAAGTTGGCCGTTGCGATGTGGCCTGCTTTGACAAGACCGGAACCCTGACCGGAAGCGAACCGAGTCTCGAACATATCCACGTCACTGAAGGCGTGACTGAGACCGAGCTGCTGACCTATGCCTTTTCCGTGGAAACCCACAACCACCACCCTCTGGCACAGGCCATCAAACATGAAGCTGAACTCAGAACTCTTGCGCCCCTGCCCCACACTGTCTGCGAATATTTCTTAGGCAAAGGTATGCGCGCCGAACTCCCTGAGAATGATAACCATTCCACCGAAATTCTGGTGGGCAACAAGAAACTCACCGAGCAGTTTGATGTGCGCATCGGCAGTGTCAGCAGGCAGGTTTCAAACCTGAAACGCAAAGGGCTGACCGTGCTTTACGTGGTCAAAGACAAAGAGCCCATCGGACTGCTGGCCTTTGCCAACACCATTCGCGAAGAGTCCGCCATAACCCTTTCTTCCCTTGAAGCAGGCGGTGTGGATCGCACCGTCCTCGTCACCGGAGATGAACCGGCAACAGCGGGCACCCTTGCCAAGACCCTGAACATCCCTGAAATCCACGCCTCGGCCATGCCTGAAGAAAAGGCCACCCTTGTGCGCAACCTGCAAAACGAAGGCGGCAAGGTCATGATGGTCGGTGACGGTATCAATGATGCCCTTGCCCTTGCGCAGGCCGATGTGGGCGTGGCCATGGGAACAGGAGGCGCGGAAGTTGCCGTTGAAGCCGCTGACATCGCGCTGGTGGACGACGATCTCAAAGGTCTCATGTACGTTCAGCAGCTCAGTCAGGATACAACCAGAATCGCCTACCAGAACTTCTGGCTGGCCACTGGATCAAATATAGCGGGAGTCATCATGGGCGCGACCGGATATCTCTCCCCGGTAATGGCCGGATTCCTGCACATTCTGCACACCATGGGAGTAATAGCCAACTCTTCGAGATTACTCCTGCATTCCCCTGAATCAATCCAAACAAACCAAGGCAAAATTTATGAACTTCCACAAAATAGTTGA
- a CDS encoding heavy metal translocating P-type ATPase yields MIGTPNRKKRFEIVHELPKRIRLKSLILLAPDLDLNYLQASVESLQGVKSVRINGPAFSIAVEYDGSREVRASILATLDFIPKEAFLKGAEREHGVDLIEVGARTAAAAATPLLPLPVQAATSWMLGIPGIVEGLETLFTRGVKIEVLDGTVKALSLLRGDYFTSNSVGALLSLGEYLEDQSEQKSTDLLKTLLKPQVEKIWIEKDGREIEIDFNDLQVGDIVVCGSGELIPIEGTVVEGEGSVNQSSITGESVPVHFQPGDATLSGAVVEEGTLKIRADKVGSETGMARINRYLESSLRSQSKNQIQSAELADKLVPLTFGAGLGVYALTGDLARAASVLTVDYSCAIKLSTPVATRTSMYTASQSGVLLKGGQALDNLAAVDTIVFDKTGTLTKGELIVTDIVPMPLYEEEELLSIAAGAEEHYGHPVAKAVVNEARNRKIELPEVSGVDFIVAHGVSAYVDGKRVLVGSEHFVAEDEHVDCSYMEKKARQLRNAGKNLLFVAMDGELIGVIAMRDELRPEALEALEAFKAAGIKRIEILTGDHRSTALALAAQLPPVDAVHWELKPEDKANIVKELKDGGAKVAFAGDGVNDTPALVCADVGICMPSGADLARESAQVVMLNEDMLTLVEAHRIALTNRETLSNCLWSAVVINSATLLLAGMGKISTLAAAMSHNLSTVGILGYAAMKTSSAGQKASQSAKEIN; encoded by the coding sequence ATGATCGGAACTCCCAATAGAAAAAAACGTTTTGAAATAGTCCATGAACTGCCGAAAAGGATCAGGCTTAAATCGCTGATCCTGCTTGCGCCGGATCTGGACCTCAACTATCTGCAAGCCAGTGTGGAATCCCTTCAGGGAGTCAAATCGGTACGCATCAACGGCCCGGCCTTTTCCATTGCCGTGGAATACGACGGCAGCCGTGAAGTGCGCGCATCCATACTGGCAACACTGGACTTCATTCCCAAGGAAGCATTCCTTAAGGGAGCTGAAAGAGAACATGGCGTGGACCTGATTGAAGTAGGCGCAAGAACTGCCGCTGCTGCGGCAACCCCGCTCCTGCCCCTGCCTGTTCAGGCCGCCACCAGCTGGATGCTGGGTATCCCCGGCATTGTGGAAGGACTTGAAACCCTGTTCACCCGCGGTGTTAAAATCGAGGTACTGGACGGTACGGTTAAGGCCCTCTCCCTGCTGCGCGGCGATTACTTCACCTCCAACTCCGTAGGTGCACTGCTCAGTCTCGGCGAATACCTTGAAGACCAGTCCGAACAGAAATCAACCGACCTGCTCAAGACCCTGCTTAAACCGCAGGTTGAAAAAATATGGATCGAAAAAGACGGCCGTGAAATCGAAATAGACTTCAATGATCTGCAAGTAGGCGACATTGTGGTTTGCGGGTCCGGGGAACTCATCCCCATTGAGGGGACGGTTGTGGAAGGCGAAGGTTCCGTGAACCAGAGCTCCATCACCGGGGAATCCGTACCCGTACATTTCCAGCCCGGAGACGCAACACTTTCCGGCGCGGTTGTGGAAGAAGGGACCCTGAAAATCAGGGCGGACAAAGTCGGCTCTGAAACAGGCATGGCCCGTATCAACCGCTATCTTGAAAGCTCCCTGCGTTCGCAGTCCAAAAACCAGATCCAGTCCGCAGAACTTGCCGACAAGCTGGTTCCCCTGACCTTTGGAGCCGGACTGGGCGTTTACGCTCTTACCGGAGACCTTGCCCGTGCGGCATCGGTTCTCACTGTGGACTACTCCTGCGCCATCAAGCTCTCCACCCCGGTTGCCACCCGTACCTCCATGTACACTGCCAGCCAGTCCGGAGTGCTGCTCAAAGGCGGACAGGCCCTCGACAACCTTGCTGCGGTGGACACCATTGTCTTTGACAAAACCGGAACCCTGACCAAAGGGGAGCTCATTGTCACCGACATTGTGCCCATGCCCCTTTATGAAGAGGAAGAACTGCTTTCCATTGCCGCCGGGGCCGAGGAACATTACGGACATCCGGTAGCCAAGGCAGTGGTCAACGAAGCCAGGAACCGCAAAATCGAACTCCCGGAAGTGAGCGGGGTCGATTTTATCGTGGCCCACGGTGTTTCTGCCTATGTTGACGGCAAACGGGTTCTGGTCGGCAGCGAACATTTTGTTGCCGAAGACGAACACGTGGACTGCTCCTACATGGAAAAGAAAGCCCGCCAGCTGCGCAACGCAGGCAAAAACCTGCTTTTCGTGGCCATGGACGGAGAACTCATCGGCGTAATCGCCATGCGCGATGAACTGCGCCCTGAAGCTTTGGAAGCCCTCGAAGCCTTTAAAGCCGCCGGGATCAAGCGCATTGAAATCCTCACCGGGGATCACCGTTCCACAGCACTGGCCCTTGCGGCCCAGCTGCCCCCGGTTGATGCAGTTCACTGGGAACTTAAGCCTGAGGATAAAGCAAACATTGTCAAGGAACTCAAGGACGGCGGGGCCAAAGTTGCTTTTGCCGGAGACGGAGTCAACGACACCCCGGCCCTTGTCTGCGCCGATGTAGGCATCTGCATGCCTTCAGGAGCGGACCTTGCCCGCGAATCAGCGCAGGTGGTCATGCTCAATGAAGATATGCTCACCCTTGTGGAAGCGCACCGCATAGCCCTGACCAACCGCGAGACCCTCAGCAACTGCCTGTGGTCCGCAGTGGTCATCAACTCCGCCACCCTGCTACTGGCCGGGATGGGCAAAATATCCACCCTTGCCGCAGCCATGAGCCACAACCTCAGCACAGTAGGCATACTCGGCTACGCAGCCATGAAAACATCGTCCGCAGGGCAGAAAGCTTCGCAGAGCGCAAAGGAGATAAATTAA
- a CDS encoding Fur family transcriptional regulator, with protein MSSPQTTFLEYLNKNNMAATEQRRVVLEVFLGTEGHHSCEELYAHVSKRDPSISPATVYRTIKLLAESGIAEALDFGDGVTRFECRHNRHHHDHLVCIRCNRRIEVMEDRIEDLQEKLARKHGFTVNRHKMVLYGICPDCRKQ; from the coding sequence ATGTCAAGTCCACAAACCACATTTCTGGAGTATTTGAATAAGAACAACATGGCTGCCACAGAACAACGCCGTGTTGTTCTTGAAGTTTTCCTCGGTACTGAGGGACACCATTCATGCGAAGAGCTTTACGCTCATGTCAGCAAACGTGATCCTTCCATCAGCCCGGCCACGGTCTACCGGACCATAAAGCTTCTTGCTGAAAGCGGTATTGCTGAAGCCCTTGATTTCGGCGATGGCGTGACCCGCTTTGAGTGCCGTCACAACAGGCATCACCATGACCATCTTGTCTGCATCCGCTGCAACCGCAGGATTGAGGTTATGGAGGATCGTATTGAAGACCTGCAGGAAAAACTGGCCCGCAAGCACGGATTTACAGTCAACAGGCATAAAATGGTGCTTTACGGTATCTGCCCGGATTGCCGTAAACAGTAA
- a CDS encoding YtxH domain-containing protein produces the protein MSQDYNNDYVYNYQDPQLTDQQRVDTLQQVEPVQQDTSVKSWVNFTDSRYLKGFLVGAGVALVASNPKVQKAVVSGVVKSWSAVQGGIEEAKEKIHDIKAEAQSE, from the coding sequence ATGAGTCAGGATTACAACAACGACTACGTGTATAATTATCAGGACCCCCAGCTCACCGATCAGCAGCGCGTCGATACCCTGCAGCAGGTTGAGCCCGTACAGCAGGATACTTCCGTAAAAAGCTGGGTAAATTTCACTGATTCCCGCTACCTGAAAGGCTTCCTCGTAGGTGCGGGCGTCGCCCTTGTGGCCTCCAACCCCAAAGTGCAGAAAGCTGTGGTTTCCGGAGTCGTGAAATCATGGTCCGCTGTTCAGGGCGGCATTGAGGAAGCAAAGGAAAAAATCCACGACATCAAAGCCGAAGCGCAGTCTGAATAG
- a CDS encoding GGDEF domain-containing protein, with protein sequence MIHLFTTKLNKMIEPVKKRFTRNRLKTRAVFAIVMLVVFPAGGMLAAAEFTDQSALAMLLCLHFSLCIAMCMPLAGWLEEIMANRELRRMNSFCVKLKQGKLDQRLELYPHKIGTVTDEIIRLQHNLNWLAHSVAKREHKLTQSLVKTRRDKERLNLLSYTDHLTGLFNKRFFELKLVEACSRCISCKTPLHLMLIDCDHFKEVNDQFGHQEGDRLLANLGQIIDSSVRNGTDFPFRFGGDEFGAILVGVDSTRCEQIAERIRTRFSDMKVGRASLSIGISKLCRHADDPETEADSLIATADKALYFAKNTGRDKVISPARFREISQQN encoded by the coding sequence TTGATTCACCTTTTCACAACAAAACTCAATAAAATGATCGAACCCGTCAAAAAGAGATTTACCCGCAACAGACTAAAAACACGTGCGGTATTCGCAATTGTTATGCTGGTCGTTTTTCCCGCAGGGGGAATGCTGGCTGCCGCGGAATTCACTGATCAATCCGCTCTGGCCATGTTACTCTGCCTTCATTTCAGCCTGTGCATTGCCATGTGCATGCCTCTGGCCGGATGGCTGGAAGAAATCATGGCCAACCGCGAGTTACGCAGGATGAACAGCTTTTGCGTCAAGCTCAAACAAGGCAAGCTGGACCAGCGATTGGAGCTTTATCCCCATAAGATCGGTACCGTGACCGATGAAATCATCCGCCTGCAACACAACCTGAACTGGCTGGCCCACTCCGTTGCCAAGCGGGAACATAAGTTGACCCAGTCTCTGGTCAAAACCCGCCGGGACAAGGAAAGGCTCAACCTGCTTTCCTACACCGACCATCTTACCGGATTATTCAACAAGCGCTTTTTTGAGCTTAAGCTTGTGGAAGCCTGCTCCCGTTGCATTTCCTGCAAGACTCCGCTGCACCTGATGCTCATCGACTGCGACCACTTCAAGGAAGTGAACGACCAGTTCGGACATCAGGAAGGTGACCGTTTACTGGCAAACCTCGGCCAGATTATTGATTCTTCCGTACGCAACGGCACTGACTTTCCTTTCCGTTTCGGGGGCGATGAATTCGGTGCAATCCTTGTCGGCGTGGACTCAACCCGCTGCGAGCAGATTGCAGAGCGAATCCGGACCCGGTTCTCGGACATGAAAGTAGGCAGGGCCAGCCTGAGTATCGGAATTTCCAAGCTCTGCCGCCATGCCGATGATCCTGAGACTGAAGCAGATTCACTCATCGCCACTGCGGACAAAGCTTTGTATTTTGCAAAAAATACCGGGAGGGACAAGGTGATCAGCCCCGCCCGGTTCAGAGAAATTTCCCAGCAGAACTGA
- the rlmN gene encoding 23S rRNA (adenine(2503)-C(2))-methyltransferase RlmN yields MIDILDLEYSELESFVSQELKAPRFRTDQIWQWLWQKGVADFDSMTNLAKNLREDLKSKAVINHPQVDVVQTSKDGTIKLLLRLNDGALVETVLIPMEGRYTQCLSTQVGCAMGCTFCNTGLMGFERNMSMSEMLGQVLAGRKYLRENNLDPLKNLVFMGMGEPLLNLDNLIRTLRNLNNPDGLSFVPRRITVSSVGFVSQLEELGKTGLTLPAISLHAPTQELREKIMPKAAKTHIEDLLAAMDRFPLKPREKVTYEYLLLGGVNDSIEHAKQLVKLLGHRRCKVNLIAYNPGDDPLYEAPSRNRVLAFEKYLWDKKITATIRRSMGQDIKAACGQLKADQIK; encoded by the coding sequence ATGATAGATATACTTGATTTGGAATACAGCGAGCTGGAATCTTTTGTCTCTCAGGAACTGAAAGCTCCCCGTTTCCGCACCGACCAGATCTGGCAGTGGCTCTGGCAGAAGGGTGTCGCGGATTTCGATTCCATGACCAACCTCGCCAAAAATCTGCGTGAAGACCTGAAATCCAAAGCGGTCATCAACCATCCGCAGGTGGATGTGGTCCAGACCAGTAAGGACGGGACCATCAAGCTGCTCCTGCGCCTGAATGACGGTGCGCTGGTTGAAACTGTGCTCATCCCCATGGAAGGGCGTTACACCCAGTGTCTGTCCACTCAGGTGGGCTGTGCCATGGGTTGCACTTTCTGTAATACCGGGCTGATGGGTTTTGAACGCAACATGTCCATGTCCGAGATGCTCGGGCAGGTGCTGGCTGGGCGTAAATATCTGCGTGAGAACAACCTTGATCCGCTCAAGAACCTTGTTTTTATGGGTATGGGCGAACCGTTGCTCAATCTCGACAACCTCATCCGCACTCTGCGTAACCTCAACAACCCCGACGGACTTTCATTTGTTCCCCGGCGCATAACTGTTTCTTCGGTCGGTTTCGTCAGCCAGCTGGAAGAGCTGGGCAAAACCGGACTGACCCTTCCGGCCATCTCCCTGCATGCCCCCACTCAGGAATTGCGCGAGAAGATCATGCCCAAGGCCGCCAAAACCCACATCGAAGACCTGCTGGCGGCCATGGACCGCTTTCCGCTCAAGCCGCGTGAGAAGGTCACCTACGAGTATCTCCTTCTCGGCGGGGTCAATGATTCCATCGAGCATGCCAAGCAACTGGTCAAGCTGCTCGGCCACCGCCGCTGCAAGGTCAACCTCATCGCCTACAATCCCGGTGATGATCCGCTTTACGAGGCTCCCTCAAGAAACAGGGTTCTCGCATTTGAAAAATATCTCTGGGATAAAAAGATAACCGCAACTATCCGCAGGTCCATGGGGCAGGACATTAAAGCCGCCTGCGGGCAGTTAAAGGCTGATCAGATTAAGTGA